The Hordeum vulgare subsp. vulgare chromosome 7H, MorexV3_pseudomolecules_assembly, whole genome shotgun sequence DNA window TAAACAACCATGGACAGTCAATTCAGTTTGGCTGTGGTTTTGTTAGGAATGAGCTATCGACAAGCTTCGTTTGGCTATTTGAGACATTCCTAGAGGCAATGGGTGGTTTGGCTCCAACCAATATCATAACTGATCAAGATTTTGCCATGAGGTTTGCTATTCAGGATGTTTTTCCCAATACAACACACCGAAACTGTCGTTGGCACATAATGCAAAATGCAACTGAGAAGCTTGGTCCGCTCCTAGCGAAACACCCAGAGTTGCAAGCTGAGTTCAATGATTGTGTCAATGAAATCTACGCTCCTGAAGAGTTTGAAGCAAGGTGAATTGCAATGGTTCAGCAACATGGGGTTGCAGAGCACCCAGACTTTGTTTATTTGTATGAGAAACGAACATGTTGGGTGCCTGCCTAATTTATGCACAAGTTCTACCCCTTTCTCCAGACCACGCAAAGGAGTGAAGGCTTCAATGTTGTGCTCAAAAAGTATGTCAACCCACAAAACTCAATCATGGACTTTATTCACCAATATGCTGCCATACAAGAGAAGATAATGTGTGCTGAGAGCAAGCAGGATGCAGACACAACAATCACAACAGCTAGGAAGTGGAGATACAACCCAATTGAGCTCCAAATGTCAAGTATCTATACGCGCAATATTTTTGTTACGTTCCAGGGGGAGATGCAGTCACTGTTGTCGTACAGCTGTAAGCAGACGGGTGCCCAAGAGTACATGGTTGACTGCATTGCAAAGTTTGTCCCGGCATATGGCAGCAAGTCCTTTAAGGTTCATGCAAATGTTGAAGAAGGGGTGTATATGTGTGAATGTTGCAAGTATGAGCACGATGGGATCGTCTGTTGCCATATACTAAGGGTAAAACACACAAGGGAGGGAAAACTCATTTAAACTTCAAGCAAAAATTTCTGGGGATTTTCTGGAGAGTTTTCAAGGGGATTATAcgcatattttccatattcctgtTTTGGGGACTTGCTGGGTTTTGTATTCCATAATTGTCATGTTCTCCACTTGTTTTCCTACTAGGAAGATTTTGTAGGCTGTTTTGGGGGGTTGCTAGGTTCTCCAAAATGCATAATTGACTTGAATGACTCAAAAAATCTGCCTTTTTCTTTCCATGACTTATGTATTATTTCCTTGAACGGTGCAGATCATGGTCCAGCTTGGTGTTACCACGTTGACAGCGGCATACATACTCAAGAGATGGATGTGGCTTGTGGAGGAAATGCTCGTTGATATGTCATCACAAGTCCCTCGCAAGGTGCATGAGATGCGTGAGGAGTCGGTGATTCTGATGAAAACAACCTTCATAAAGAATGAGTTTGCCTCACTTGCTAAAGTTGGGTGCCGCACATCTGATGGTCGAAATATAATAGGTACACACTTAAAAGAGATGAAGAGGGAGCTAGCTGCGCTTGCAAAAGAACAGGAAAAAAAGAGAATCAAGGATGATGTTGCTCCAGTTTTTTCAGCGACTACTCCAAGTGCACCATCTATGTCATAATATGCTGCTCAACATGCCTATTCTGCCCAAGTTCATGGCTCCAATAACCAAGCTCATTCTTCCTATGGAGCTCCTTTCGAGCCAAACATTATGGGCCACGGTGCTAGAGCAACAGCTGCAAGTACACACACTATGTCAAAGTCTGCTGCTCTAGGTGCATCTTCTGCCCGAAGTGCTTTGGCGGTTGCAGCAAGTGCGCCGACTATGTCAAACACTGCTACTCCGGGAGTCTATACTGCCCAAGCTGCTGCTCGCTCCAACAACCAAGGTCATTGTTCCTATGCAGCTCCTTTCAAGCCAACCACTTAGGGCCGAAGTGCTTCGGTGGCTGCTGTGAGTGCACCACTTATGCCAAATCCTGATGCTCCGGGTGTTTATTCTGCCCAAGTTGTTGCCTCCAACAACCAAGGGCGTTCATCCTATGTAGCTCCTGCCGAGCCAAACATTCTGGGCCACGGTGCTACAGCGGCAGCTGCAAGTACAAATATTATGTCAAAGTCTGCTCCTCTAGGTGCATATTCTGCCCGAAATGCTTCGGTGGCTGCAGCAAGAACGACAACTATGTCGAACACTGCTACTCCAGGAGTCTATACTGCCAAGCTGCTGCTGGCTCCAACAACCAAGGCCATTCTTCTCATGCAGCAGCTTCCGACCTCCAAATTCAGGGCCAAATTGCATCCGTGAGTGTTATGGGTCCGTACGCTTGGGCAATGGATGCTGCTACAAATGCTATTTCTACCTTGGTTGATGGCTCGGACAAACATCACCATTCTTCACATGTAGTTGCTCCTGAGCCTATCATTCATGACCCGTAGAAGTCAAACATGAAAGGGCGCAAAAGGAAGAAGTCGTTCCAGCACCCATTGAACATTgggaagagagaaaaaaaagacttGTTGACTGTGTGGATCAAACACACATGATGCAAGGACATGCTCAACAAGGGATAAACCCGCCCCCCTCCAAACTGAAGAAGAGATGTTTTCCTGAATGCGTTGTGTAATTTTGATTCAAATTATATATAAAATTCTAGATGTTATTTATATATGTAAttctgatatatatatatatatatggagatatATATGTGTGTCTTTTGTGTGATATGCAACTTTCTTGGTCTTCTGTAAAAGGTCTTCTGTAATTTTAACTCTTTGACATACTAAGTCGCTTAATTTAAAATACAAACACTTGGTTGCTGGTTTATTAAAAAACATATCTAGTTGTCCATTTTTAATACTTAGTTTCCTAAAGACAACCCATTCAGTTGTCAGGATTTGAGCACGTATATTTGGCAAACTGAATCATTTTTTTAGAACTGGCAAGTAAGTACCCTATAATCTGGCACTGAAGTAGGCTGCTGCAGTTTAAAAAAATCGCATTTAGTCACCGATTAATCAGGTTATAAGTACGTGGCTATCTTTTTAGAAAACTTAGTTTCCAGATTAAATATTACTTAGTTGTCAGTTTCTAAGTACTTGGCTCTCATTTTATAAAATCTTAGTTTCCAGATTAAGTATTACTTAGTTGTCAGGTTCTAAGTACTTGGTTATCATTTTAGAAAAGCTTAGTTTCCAGATTAAGTATTACTTACTTGTCAGGTTCTAAGTACTTGGCTATCATTTTAGGAAAGCTTAGTTTCCAGATTAAGTATTACTTAGTTTTTCAGGTTTCTAAGTACTTGGCTGTCATTTTAGCAAAAGATCAGTTTCCAGATTAAGTATTGCTTAGTTGTTAGGTTCTAAGTACCTGGCTATCATTTTAGGGAAGCTTAATTTCCAGATTGAGTTTTACTTAGTTGTCAGGTTACTAAGTAGTTGCCAGGTTGCAAGTACTTATCTACAAGTTTATAAAAAATGCAGATTTGGAACTACTTTCTTTGTTCCTAAAACATGTCTTGGATTTTATCACGGACTGCATATCGTTAGAGTGTAAAATTATTGATGTTGCTACATGTACAGTccatagtaaaaaaatctaaaaagACTTAAGAGAGTACAGTCCATGCATTCAAGGCACGACATTTCCACTTTAGTTGTCAAATTTGTATGTACATATACAAACGTTGTTCCCAACTCTACTTTATTATGTTCTGTGACTATACAAGTATAGCCTATCAATCGTGTATTAAAATGAACAACTACTGGGACAAAATGGGATATGGCAAGAGGAACAAAGGAAAAGTGGAAACTCTTACAGAACTGAACACATGAGCAAAAGCTGACATAGTTTAAAAAATTTGCTTGATTTCATTGCTTTTACTTACCTCACGCAGAGTTGTTGTCGAGATGCCATTTCCACTTTTGGTTTTTGTTGAAAGGAGCGTTGAGCCACTTGTTGGCTgttttcttctttattttttggACGTCCTCTTTCCGAATTTTAGACACATTCACACCATCCCACTTATGAAGATACTCCAGCATATAGAGGCCGCAGTGCACACTCCTATTTTTCATTAAAAAAACTTGTGAGAGATAGCTTTTTCCAAACTTATGAGTGAAAATGATATTTGCAGTTTttacaaaaaaggaaaaataaaaaagattCAAAAAACATTTTCTCACTTTGTGGCCTGCTTGGGAACATCAATGATCTCGAGTTCGTAGTTTTTAATCTGAACCCTGGACTTATAATAATATAGCTTCCATGCTTCCTTAATTCTTTTCATTACAACGGTTGCGTGACAGGTAAGATCCATATTTGTTTTGTTGCATAGTGAATCTAATGCCTCAAACCTTTGAGCAGTATTATTGATGCATAGAACGTATCAGTGATGTCCTCACACTTCATTCACTCCAGTTTCTTCAATAACAGGAAACATGATCTGCGGGCATAGATGAAAAACTCaaaaaagattaaaatatatcacTACCCGTATCTAATGTGTGTGCTAACAGAGTATGGAAGGCGTATCACCTAACAGAAATGTTGGGGAAATCTACTTTGCAGCGTGTGCACTTGCGTCATCCCGTGCGGCGGCTCACCTAGACGTCCGGGATGGGCTTAATAAAAAAGCGACTCATTTCTGCGACTAACATGACTACTGCAGCGCTCTCTACTTTTTCGAGCTACGCTATAGGGTCGACAGACATGCATGTTTCACGCACTGCCACACTTCATCTTTTTTCGTCAGTCCTATTATACAACTTGTTATTGTATCACGGATGACAAAAGGTTTGACCAACAACAAAAAACTACTTGTTGTGTGTGATAAAGTCGGACATTTTTATAGTGAGCACGTGTGATTTGCCAACTATTTTTTCCAAAAACAAAAGCCGACTAAGTGGCAAATTGGCAACTCAGTGCACTAGTACTCTACAATTAAGCATGTTTAATTTTTGGCAAGTAAGCAATTTGTATTATGGTATGTAAGCCTTTTTTAACATGGCAACTAATCACTTGTAGTCTCACACAACTAAACATGTATATTTCTGACAACTAAGTAATTGTAATTTGACAACTAAGTAACTGTAATTTGACAACTAAGTAACGTGAATTGCGGGGTGATTAATTTTACGTCGCAGAATGTTTGCGAGAAAAAAAAACACAACCAAAAAAATTGTCAGGTCTAAGAAAAATGAGTTACTTACTAAGTTCTGACAGGTAAGAGCAAAGTCCTTCTTCCTTTCGAAAATGTTTGTGACTATCTTCTTATTATGCTCGTCTTGCAACAAGAACTTGGACACGAAGTGTGAGAGTATCAACTTGCCCTCAACTTTGTTGGTTGCCTGCAGATACTCTATCCCAACTTCGGCACAATTAGCAGACAACTCTCGTGTGATGTAGCTTAAATCAGCGAAATCCCATGTATACACCCAGCTTTTTTCATATTTGATGATGATCACGCTGCATATTTGTGGAAAGCATACAAAAATAACTTGTTATTCAGGAAATAAATTTGCTGCTAGGAAAAAATGATAtgacatatttggagagtgtgaaaaagaaagaaaacagaaattgaaaagcaaaaaaaaagcgCACAAAATTTGAACAGTTCCCCCCGCTCCTGAGCTAAAAACGGTGGACGGTCGGTGCGACGCTGCCTAACCGCACGATCGCGTGCGTGTATCGTAACGTGCCGCGGCATGGGGTGGGCACGGTGCGGCGCTTCCCATTAGTTTTTCCCAAAACTGAAATACAGATTGTTCAACTCACAGAAAACTATAACGATGAAATAAGTCGAGTGCACGCGGCCTCCTGACTAAACTGGAGCAACTCTCAGATCTTGTTAATGATCATAATCATTTTGAATTCCTCAAAATGCGCTGCGCCTGATAGTGACCAGCACACCATCGCCAACACTAAGGTCCTACTCGAACAGAAACTCCTTCCACCCTTCCTTAAATTCGATTTGACCGTCCTTGCAAGTCTTGTACACATCAGTGGTGATGCTCCCTGTTTGCAAACGTGTCCCAGACAGGCCATCCGCCCCAGTCTGAAGACTTACTTTGAATGGTAATTTCTGTGATAATAAGTTAACCACTGTTAGATTCAGAATAAAAAAACATagcataaaaaagaaaaagaaaaactaagtTTCATGAAGTGGCATATTGATGCAAAGTCAAAACACAAAAACTACACATGAATGATGATTGATCACACAGAAGCTGAATGCCTGTATAACTAAAAAATAATTAAACTAAGAAACACATGACACTACTGAAACTGCTAAAAAAACTATTTCAATGTTCGTCTTGGTCAAACGGTGGACAAACTGCACACCCAAGAAGCTGTTGTTAGAATGCTTCATGGACAGGTTGATCCCAGACTTCATCGAAATGGGGGGTGGGGGGTTGGTTTTTGGCTAAGATACACTTTCACAACTGGTCCGTTCAGATCAAAATGGACCAGGGATCCCTCACTCAAAAGTCTTCTGCTCCATGAAACTCTCCCATCCAG harbors:
- the LOC123410842 gene encoding protein FAR1-RELATED SEQUENCE 5-like, which produces MHKFYPFLQTTQRSEGFNVVLKKYVNPQNSIMDFIHQYAAIQEKIMCAESKQDADTTITTARKWRYNPIELQMSSIYTRNIFVTFQGEMQSLLSYSCKQTGAQEYMVDCIAKFVPAYGSKSFKVHANVEEGVYMCECCKYEHDGIVCCHILRIMVQLGVTTLTAAYILKRWMWLVEEMLVDMSSQVPRKVHEMREESVILMKTTFIKNEFASLAKVGCRTSDGRNIIGTHLKEMKRELAALAKEQEKKRIKDDVAPVFSATTPSAPSMS